The DNA sequence ATATCTCGGTCGCAGTGCGGACAGCTGTCCGTGCGCATCACCTTATCGGCGATGATGATCTCTTTCGTGCAATGCCAGCAATTCATTCTTCGTTCGCTCCTTCGATCTATTCGTGAACATGGGAGAGTGCGTCGCGTGCCGCATCCTGCTCGGCGTTCTTCTTGTTCGACCCTGCGCCGCGGCCGAATACCGTGCCCTGTATCGCGACCTCCACCGAGAACTGTTTGCGGTGTTCGGGGCCGATAGTGCTTGTCACCGTATACACCGGCGTTACCTTCTGTTTCTGCTGGACACGTTCCTGCAGTTCCGTCTTGAAGTCGACGGTGAGCCCTTTCCCGCCGAGGGCACTGAATTTTTCCCTGAATATCCTGAGCACGAAGGCCTGCGCGTTCGGAAAACCGCCGTCGAGATAGAGTGCGCCGATAAGAGCCTCGAGCGTGTTCTCGAGCGTGGCAAGCCGTTCGCGTCCGCCGGTGCGCTCTTCGCCGACGCCCAGGCGCAGATATTTCCCGAGCGAAAGCCCTGCCGCGATGTCGGCGAGCGTTTTATCGGATACGAGCACGCTTTTCATCTTCGCAAGTGCGCCCTCGGGGCGGTCGGG is a window from the Spirochaetota bacterium genome containing:
- the rnc gene encoding ribonuclease III — encoded protein: MSDNTPALDEIERSLGIVFTDRNNLLEALTHTSYTNETTNAGMDNERLEFLGDAVLGLIIGDHLFRTFPDRPEGALAKMKSVLVSDKTLADIAAGLSLGKYLRLGVGEERTGGRERLATLENTLEALIGALYLDGGFPNAQAFVLRIFREKFSALGGKGLTVDFKTELQERVQQKQKVTPVYTVTSTIGPEHRKQFSVEVAIQGTVFGRGAGSNKKNAEQDAARDALSHVHE